Proteins encoded within one genomic window of Kibdelosporangium phytohabitans:
- a CDS encoding ricin-type beta-trefoil lectin domain protein, which yields MKHRGILTVAALALVSFAGFTPAASADETTWVIESANGSEDVWTQDPSDTTSVLGSEYYGSNLQRWVYDFDHDTLRNIGTGRCATAVDRDKIKGRACDNDDPGQKWTRRGSGNSRQIVNTEFRTCAEYRGLNAPLRLRDCDAGDAKQQWYLNEP from the coding sequence ATGAAACATCGCGGGATCTTGACCGTCGCAGCGCTCGCGCTGGTGTCGTTCGCCGGGTTCACCCCGGCCGCGAGCGCCGACGAGACGACCTGGGTGATCGAAAGCGCGAACGGGTCCGAGGACGTGTGGACGCAGGACCCGTCCGACACGACGTCGGTCCTCGGCAGTGAGTACTACGGTTCGAACCTGCAGAGGTGGGTGTACGACTTCGACCACGACACCTTGCGCAACATCGGCACCGGCAGGTGCGCCACCGCGGTCGACCGGGACAAGATCAAAGGGCGTGCCTGTGACAACGACGACCCCGGGCAGAAGTGGACGCGGCGCGGCAGCGGCAACTCGCGTCAGATCGTGAACACGGAGTTCCGCACCTGCGCCGAATACAGGGGCCTGAACGCGCCACTGCGGTTGCGCGACTGCGACGCGGGTGACGCCAAGCAGCAGTGGTACCTCAACGAACCGTGA
- a CDS encoding S8 family serine peptidase → MYKQLQRTVLAGLGVIALATAAAPSAAQAEPGRSDYVVALRSQSAEVLSGAVERHGGQIKHVYRHALHGFAASLTPAGADALRRDPRVASVEPDVLMRVADQTLPTGVDRAFAPENPNLKINGANDFVADADVAVIDTGVDAKHPDLTVVAQTSCVNTSTCTDNSGTDDHGHGSHVAGTIGARDDGNGVVGIAPGTRIWSAKVLDSGGSGQLSGVVAGVDWVARHADEIEVANMSLGCENCATDALNQAIANAVGKGVVFVVAAGNNHKDARTFSPANHPDVVTVSALADFNGAAGGGAASTCRADQDDTLADFSNFGPSVEIAAPGTCILSTYKNGGYQTFSGTSMASPHVAGAAALLTVSGNRPTNRDGVMAIRQRLVDTGNTNWRDDSGDGITEPLLDVSSAQDYPAGPADPGRPTAAFTGSCSNDNTTCSFDAGATKDPDGTITRYAWEFGDGTTGTGRTASHTYTTAAFYSVRLTVTDNDGKTNTTRRMVKAGDLPPTASFTSRCQKGTCSFDGSASTDQEGSVSGYAWAFGDGTTGTGRTVSHTYPNVAKTYTVTLTVADNKNQKGSASHEVRCHKHINEPLCFAF, encoded by the coding sequence GTGTACAAGCAGCTACAAAGGACAGTGCTCGCCGGACTGGGGGTGATCGCACTGGCCACGGCCGCCGCCCCATCAGCGGCGCAGGCGGAACCAGGGCGCTCCGACTACGTCGTGGCACTGCGCAGTCAGTCCGCCGAAGTCCTGTCCGGCGCGGTCGAGCGCCACGGCGGCCAGATCAAGCACGTGTACCGGCACGCGCTGCACGGCTTCGCCGCGAGCCTGACGCCCGCCGGTGCCGACGCCCTGCGCCGTGACCCGCGTGTCGCATCGGTCGAGCCGGACGTGCTGATGCGTGTCGCAGACCAGACTCTGCCGACCGGTGTCGACCGGGCGTTCGCGCCCGAAAACCCCAACCTGAAGATCAACGGGGCCAACGACTTCGTCGCCGACGCCGACGTCGCCGTGATCGACACGGGTGTCGACGCCAAACACCCGGACCTGACCGTGGTCGCGCAGACCAGCTGCGTCAACACCAGCACCTGCACCGACAACTCCGGCACGGACGACCACGGCCACGGCAGTCATGTCGCGGGCACGATCGGAGCCCGCGACGACGGCAACGGCGTGGTCGGCATCGCGCCGGGCACACGGATCTGGTCGGCGAAGGTGCTCGACTCGGGCGGCAGCGGTCAGCTGTCCGGTGTCGTGGCCGGCGTCGACTGGGTGGCCCGGCACGCCGACGAGATCGAGGTCGCGAACATGAGCCTCGGCTGTGAGAACTGCGCCACCGACGCCCTCAACCAGGCGATCGCCAACGCGGTCGGCAAGGGCGTGGTGTTCGTCGTCGCGGCGGGCAACAACCACAAGGACGCCCGGACGTTCTCACCCGCCAACCACCCCGACGTGGTCACCGTGTCGGCGCTGGCGGACTTCAACGGCGCGGCGGGCGGCGGCGCCGCGTCGACGTGCCGCGCCGACCAGGACGACACCCTGGCCGACTTCAGCAACTTCGGCCCGTCGGTGGAGATCGCCGCGCCGGGCACCTGCATCCTGTCCACGTACAAGAACGGCGGCTACCAGACCTTCAGCGGCACGTCGATGGCGTCACCGCACGTCGCGGGAGCGGCGGCGTTGCTCACCGTCAGCGGCAACCGCCCCACCAACCGCGACGGCGTGATGGCCATCCGGCAACGCCTGGTCGACACGGGCAACACCAACTGGCGTGACGACTCCGGCGACGGCATCACCGAGCCGCTGCTGGACGTCAGCTCCGCCCAGGACTACCCGGCAGGCCCGGCCGACCCGGGCCGTCCCACAGCCGCGTTCACCGGCAGCTGCTCCAACGACAACACCACGTGCTCCTTCGACGCCGGCGCGACCAAGGACCCCGACGGCACGATCACGCGCTACGCGTGGGAATTCGGCGACGGTACCACCGGCACAGGCAGGACCGCGTCACACACCTACACCACGGCGGCCTTCTACAGCGTCCGGTTGACCGTGACCGACAACGACGGCAAGACCAACACCACCCGTCGCATGGTCAAGGCCGGTGACCTGCCGCCGACGGCGTCGTTCACCTCACGCTGCCAGAAGGGCACCTGCTCGTTCGACGGCAGCGCGTCCACCGACCAGGAAGGCTCGGTCAGCGGCTACGCCTGGGCGTTCGGTGACGGCACCACCGGCACAGGACGGACCGTGTCGCACACGTACCCGAACGTCGCCAAGACGTACACCGTGACCCTCACGGTCGCCGACAACAAGAACCAGAAGGGCAGTGCCAGCCACGAGGTCCGCTGCCACAAGCACATCAACGAACCGCTCTGCTTCGCCTTCTGA
- a CDS encoding LuxR C-terminal-related transcriptional regulator, whose translation MRTIDDVRAALARTPAVVLVSGAAGMGKTWLTAEILTAAPEAIPVDCRGLPDEPHVAIRELVRGLLEAGGPAVQAAEALAAAEAGTERGTPDYRTCAAVRELLAVTVAQSGSPVLVVVDDVDLADRWSRHTLRCCASRLPNDVALLLTHTPGSRRPLWARWGSAALHRFQLGPLSAADVEGPPEWAAAVHRLTGGIPLFVTEVLAHLKPDDNDPQEALLRRGVPQTVVDLAAERLRTLPAAARRLVNAAAVLRGPFTADIPAEMCRIDVDRARALLTHAVDADLLTLCHAGAFEFQPPLIGLAVAQTTPAVERRRMHATVARVLDRRGEQSTELVHHSRAAGDLATAARHAEKAAERAVRSGEPEAAVALLRTLLCDAALPSRIRAALAGRLGRLALDSLAYDETMALLRDLLADDLLPDGVRGELRLHLGLLVGNQAGDGDEQRAHLLVAVRELRRRPLLAARAMSALAMPCWGSGPLGEHLSWVARLDRTLPDRGDPVLRMAIRVNRAGALLQMGDACAWQAIAELPDAPAGTGERHELARGYSNFTDIAISLGHYASAGEFHAKAEHLAGRTRPSYLHHMIISNGLRLAMAVGQWSSLESAAREHVTASAPTPFAAADASVVLGHLALARGEWAEADEFLRAPGLRSTNGWCSHVVLVAAATRVRLAMARGQVDDAVPDLTRALDMVRAKEIWAWAAELADAGVRALLHVGDIASAQRLAGEFATDIASRDCPFGHAMVPGCRGAIAAEHGRFTDAAALHAESAALLSALPRPYEQAAAMEAAARCLLATGQPEAVEQLADASRLFTTLGATWDAARCGRLAREHGGMPGPRRGRRGYGAELSPREQEVARLMALGRTNRQIAEVLFLSPRTVERHAARVLHKLGVTRREDIGDYP comes from the coding sequence GTGCGAACCATCGACGACGTGCGAGCGGCGCTGGCCCGTACCCCGGCAGTCGTGCTGGTCAGCGGAGCGGCGGGAATGGGCAAAACGTGGCTCACCGCCGAGATACTCACCGCCGCACCCGAAGCAATCCCCGTGGACTGCCGTGGACTCCCGGACGAACCGCACGTGGCGATCCGGGAACTGGTCCGTGGCCTGCTGGAAGCGGGTGGCCCGGCCGTTCAGGCGGCCGAGGCCCTGGCGGCGGCCGAAGCCGGAACCGAACGCGGCACGCCCGACTACCGCACTTGCGCCGCCGTGCGTGAACTGCTGGCGGTGACCGTCGCCCAGTCCGGCTCGCCCGTGCTCGTCGTCGTGGACGATGTCGACTTGGCCGACCGGTGGTCACGGCACACGCTCCGGTGCTGCGCTTCCCGGCTGCCCAACGACGTCGCACTGCTGCTGACCCACACGCCGGGGAGCAGGCGTCCACTGTGGGCCAGGTGGGGCTCGGCGGCGTTGCACCGTTTCCAACTGGGACCGTTGTCGGCGGCAGATGTGGAGGGCCCACCGGAATGGGCGGCGGCCGTGCACCGCCTGACAGGCGGGATCCCTCTGTTCGTCACGGAGGTGCTCGCGCACCTGAAGCCTGACGACAACGACCCGCAGGAGGCGCTGCTCCGACGAGGAGTGCCGCAGACGGTCGTCGACCTGGCCGCCGAAAGGCTCCGCACGTTACCCGCAGCGGCACGACGTCTCGTGAACGCCGCCGCGGTGCTGCGGGGCCCGTTCACGGCCGACATCCCGGCCGAGATGTGCCGTATCGACGTGGACCGGGCACGAGCGCTGCTGACCCACGCGGTCGACGCGGACCTGCTGACGTTGTGCCACGCGGGTGCCTTCGAGTTCCAGCCGCCGTTGATCGGACTCGCGGTCGCCCAGACGACACCGGCGGTCGAACGGCGCCGGATGCACGCCACGGTCGCACGCGTTCTCGACCGGCGCGGGGAGCAGTCAACGGAACTGGTGCACCACAGCCGCGCGGCCGGTGACCTGGCCACGGCGGCGAGGCACGCGGAAAAGGCCGCCGAGCGAGCCGTACGCTCCGGTGAGCCCGAGGCTGCGGTGGCGCTGCTGCGTACCCTGCTGTGCGACGCCGCGTTGCCGAGCCGCATACGGGCCGCGTTGGCAGGACGGCTCGGCCGCTTGGCGCTCGACAGCCTGGCCTATGACGAGACCATGGCGTTGTTGCGTGACCTCCTCGCCGACGACCTGCTGCCTGACGGTGTACGCGGCGAGTTACGGCTCCACTTAGGGTTGCTGGTGGGCAACCAGGCGGGCGACGGGGACGAGCAGCGTGCCCACCTCCTGGTGGCGGTCCGTGAGTTGCGCAGGCGTCCGCTGCTGGCTGCCCGCGCGATGTCCGCGCTGGCCATGCCCTGCTGGGGCAGCGGTCCGCTCGGCGAGCACCTGTCCTGGGTGGCCCGGCTGGACCGGACGTTGCCCGACCGGGGTGACCCGGTGCTGCGCATGGCCATCCGGGTCAACCGTGCGGGCGCGTTGCTGCAGATGGGTGACGCTTGCGCGTGGCAGGCCATCGCCGAGTTACCCGACGCGCCTGCCGGCACCGGTGAACGCCACGAACTGGCACGCGGCTACAGCAACTTCACCGACATAGCGATCTCGCTGGGCCATTACGCGTCCGCTGGGGAGTTCCACGCCAAGGCCGAGCACCTGGCGGGCCGGACCCGGCCGTCCTATCTGCACCACATGATCATTTCGAACGGGTTGCGCCTGGCCATGGCCGTCGGGCAGTGGTCCAGCCTCGAGTCCGCTGCGCGCGAGCACGTGACCGCCTCGGCGCCGACCCCGTTCGCCGCCGCCGACGCGTCAGTCGTGCTGGGGCATCTCGCGCTGGCTCGTGGCGAGTGGGCGGAGGCGGACGAATTTCTCCGCGCACCCGGCCTGCGGTCGACCAACGGCTGGTGCTCGCACGTCGTCCTCGTCGCCGCGGCCACCCGCGTCCGGCTCGCGATGGCCCGCGGTCAGGTCGACGACGCGGTGCCGGACCTGACACGGGCCCTGGACATGGTGCGGGCGAAGGAAATCTGGGCATGGGCGGCCGAACTGGCCGACGCGGGAGTGCGGGCCCTGCTGCACGTCGGGGACATCGCGTCGGCCCAGCGCCTGGCCGGCGAGTTCGCTACCGACATCGCCTCACGTGACTGTCCGTTCGGCCACGCGATGGTCCCCGGTTGCCGTGGCGCGATCGCTGCCGAACACGGCCGGTTCACCGACGCGGCGGCCTTGCACGCCGAGTCAGCCGCCCTGCTCAGCGCGCTGCCGCGTCCGTACGAACAAGCCGCCGCGATGGAAGCGGCGGCCCGTTGCCTGCTCGCGACCGGGCAACCCGAGGCGGTCGAGCAGTTGGCCGACGCGAGCCGCTTGTTCACCACGCTGGGCGCGACCTGGGACGCCGCGCGCTGCGGCCGTCTCGCACGCGAACACGGCGGCATGCCCGGTCCACGCCGAGGCCGTCGCGGCTATGGCGCGGAACTGTCACCACGGGAGCAAGAGGTCGCGCGGCTGATGGCGCTGGGCCGGACGAACCGGCAGATCGCCGAGGTGCTGTTCCTCTCGCCACGGACCGTCGAACGCCATGCCGCGCGCGTACTGCACAAGCTGGGCGTCACGCGCAGGGAGGACATCGGCGACTATCCGTGA
- a CDS encoding response regulator, translating into MSGPPTTTVLVVDDEVLIRAGLATLMRAAPGLDVVGEAADGREAVALAAEKRPDVILMDIRMPVMDGIKATEKIMAAATGPKPRVIVLTTFDLDEYVYAALRAGASGFLLKETEPRQVIAAVHSAAAGDMLFAPSVTRRLVEAYVGKPRRLSPPQIPNLTQLTPRELEILQLVGTGRTNNEIAGDLTVSEATIKTHLNRTMTKLGLTSRAQAVVVAYETGLVTPRDQG; encoded by the coding sequence ATGAGCGGACCACCCACTACGACAGTCCTGGTCGTCGACGACGAGGTGTTGATCAGGGCAGGCCTGGCCACGCTGATGCGGGCGGCCCCGGGTCTCGACGTCGTCGGCGAGGCAGCCGACGGACGGGAAGCCGTCGCGCTCGCGGCGGAGAAGCGCCCGGACGTGATCCTGATGGACATCAGGATGCCGGTGATGGACGGCATCAAAGCCACTGAGAAGATCATGGCAGCCGCCACCGGCCCCAAACCCAGGGTGATCGTGCTGACCACGTTCGACCTGGACGAATACGTCTACGCGGCGCTGCGCGCAGGAGCATCGGGCTTCCTGCTGAAGGAAACCGAGCCCCGCCAGGTGATCGCAGCAGTCCACTCAGCCGCCGCAGGCGACATGCTGTTCGCACCCTCAGTAACCCGCCGGCTGGTCGAAGCGTACGTCGGCAAGCCGCGCCGCCTGTCACCGCCACAGATCCCGAACCTCACCCAACTGACCCCACGCGAGCTGGAAATCCTCCAACTAGTCGGCACAGGGCGGACGAACAACGAAATCGCCGGCGACCTGACGGTCAGCGAGGCGACGATAAAAACCCACCTCAACAGAACCATGACAAAACTCGGCCTCACCAGCCGCGCACAGGCGGTGGTGGTCGCCTACGAGACAGGCCTGGTGACCCCACGAGACCAGGGCTAG